The window CAGTGAAAAATAGGTGCTTGGCTTTAGGATGGTGGCTGGTTTtaattcacatttaaaaatattcagttacATAAAAACAACAGCTTGTGTTTCAAAATTCTCCAATATGCAAATAGTAACATACAGCaatagttttttattttctgctgaagaCAGAATCAATCTTTTGGCAGATATAAAAGATTTGGCAATTGTGTCTGCAACTGCCAAAGCATCTCTTAACTGTAAAGCAAATGGTGAAAACTGGATTGTCAGCCTGTCTGCAACACAGATAAGTACTGAGATGGTATTAAGAAGTGAGGAAAAACTACTTAATTATCCTAGGTATCCATGTGAAAGTAGTTTctatgtattttctgtttctcaacATAGGTTTTATTTCTCCACAGAAGCCCTGTGGGCTTGGTATGGATATTGTGCAAAATtctaatataaataaaaaaatcccttgaaaCTAGTGCCACTAACAAAAGTTTAGTAAGAGCTTGGGAAATAGGGGCTTGTCAGAGGCTAAAACCTGTTGCATCAACAGTTCTTACAGAGATTCTCAATGGTCCTTATGTAGTTGTTACTGATATTGAGGGAATCCAGCTTTTGTAAGGGTTCAAGGTTTTCAATTTTCTCAATTAAATTGAGTTGTAAGTAGAGGCAACGCAATTCTGTCTGAGCCTCCAAATTCTCAATTTTTCTTAAGCCATTGCATTGCAGCCACAAACACTTCAGTCCACTATATTCTTCAAGATTCTCCAGTCGGTCAAatcctgcagagaaaaaaagatgtcTTAAAATGAAAAGGCATTGGCTGAACACAACtctttggacaaaaaaaaatccattaaaccAGAGCTGCTGAAACAGCCTGAGAGAACACTGGTACTGAAGTTACAGCATTATTTCCACTGAATTCATGATAGTGTTTCTGGCCCATAAAGGCAAAACCAGGTTGGTACCTATTCTGGTCTGTATCTCAGCAGCCCTTTAGATGCTAAATCATACATAGCAAACCCAAGGCTGAATGCAGAAGCTAGCATATCCTATTTATTTGGAAGATTTCTTAGGCTAACTTGGACCAAGTAACTGCATCATGCAAAAACCTGCTCAGAGATCACCAGAGGATGAGAAATGTTCATTctaacaatttctttttctttcagtagtGTTTGCAAACACGCAGCAAGTCTTTGCTGCTTATTTTCCTCTTGACCATTCTTATTTGGCAGTAAAAAAGTTTCAAAAGCTGGAAAAAGCTCTTTATACAAacaatttaaggaaaaatatgtatatttacCTCTGAGTGCAACCCAGGTATTTTAAGACATTTCTCAGAGGCTCCTGTTTCagtaaaagaaaccaaaaatatgTCCCTTGATTCCTATTGATCATTTGGATGGCTCCACAAAGTGAGTCAGATGTACAGTTTACTTTTCTACCTTCATATTGACTCATTTTGTTTCCCAAATCCAGTATTACATAAAATTGTGTTTCTAATTTAGAAGAATGACTAGATACCTTACTTCAGTGAGCCATGAAGTCCATTCTCTGCTAAAATGCTACTTAGATTGATCAAGCTAGGCAGTCATGTCCCCATCTTACCTTTATAATGCAAGTACAGTGTATCATTTAAGTATGGAGTCCAGtataatttctgctgtttacAGATGTCTAGCAGAATCTTTTTTGTCATTCTAAAATAGTACAAGGaagcagaagcaaaataaaaaatgtatttcagtgcACAGTCTGACATCTTTGGTTTCCTTGCAGAATCCATTGCAATACAATTAACATTTCTTTCATGCAAGAGAAATAGCTACagctttcaaaattatactataatatatattatattaaaataaaaaataaaaaagttctGGATTTTTTAGTGTGGCTTTAAATTCTACCTTTGAAGTGAGTTACCAGGCCCTTCTGCTAAAAAGCAGAGGGTTCATAGGAAAATGGGCAGGGGAATTAGAGAGTCCATCTTCTTGGAAAAGGGCATTATGATTTTATATTAGTTTCTGGTTCCCATGTTAGCTTCCTGTACaattactttctccatttcttaTTGCTTTGGTACAGGACTTTTGGTGGCAGAGCCAAAATGTAGAACTTTTTCTCAGACTAGAAAAATCAATAGTAATCAACCCAACATTTTACTAAAATGCTGACTCCAAAATAGCACTCAAAAAAAGTTTTGATATACAGCTGTTGGTTGGCTGGGAATGCCACTAGGAATTAACAGAATGCTTTGTCTGAACTGATACAGAGAAATGGTTAAATCTACTGGCACATGACTTCCACAGGAGTTTGCATAATTTTCTCCAGATCCATTAAATGACTTCATCATGTGATCAGAATGTAGTTTCCTACTGTGGccacaaaccccaaacacctGCATGGATACTGGAAATATCACTAATACCTGATTTACCCATTATTCTGAAGTTCATCTTCAAAACTGTTCTCCAGAACTGAGATGAATACACAGAAGAGCAAAACTACTGATGATGCCAACATATTCACAAACAGTGTATTACCTTACAGAGcctctcttttcttctgtcCTTTGCCTGGATGAGCTACTTCCAGACTTCTGATCAATACCtgatttttgttcattttgttgATCTGCTCTGGACGTACAGTTGACTTCTTTCTCTTGAGTTTCAAAAGCTTTATAAATAAGCAAATAGTTGCAATTTAACAGCAAGGGTGGGGAAAATGTGTCatgtttaaaattactttagagAAATATTGAAGAGCACTTGAATATGAATTTCAAGAAGAGAGCATTTTAACCAAGATTTCTGctgacatttttaatgaaactcagtttttgtttttttttttacacagcatcataaaataaatagtagCAACTGAATTgtcaaaatctgctttttttcttttttttagatCTGGAAGTCAGATATTATGAATTATTCTTAATATTGTTATAATGTACAGTGACACGAAAGTATTGACACTAATGTTCATTGGGTGTAAGACATTTAATATGTATTACATTTAATACCAATTTGAGTTTACTGTAAAAAGACTGCAGCAAGGGTGTATCAGAGTAACCCCAAGCACTGTTAGTCTAGCTCTTATAAAAATTTACCCTTTTGCATTCATTGGAAGGTGTTTTTACACTGCCTTTGATTAATTGCAATTTCAGTATTTGTCTGTTCAGATACTTGCCCTGAAACTTCTACTTGCACTTGTAGTTCATTCACTGAAAGTGCAAACGATTGTACCAGCTTACTTAAAAATTTCTGTAATTAGAACATAATAATCAGACGTATTTAGTAACACAAGAAGCAGTGGGCTGAAACTGATGTGCAGAACTTCCACCTGAAcataaggaagaatttctttactgtgcaggtgaccaTGCACTAGAACTGTTCACCCAGAGACGGTATGGAGTGTCCCTCACAGGAAATATTCCAGAAGCATCTGAGCAGTcctgtgccctgggctctgggatggcTCTGCCCGAGCAGGGAGGTCGGACCAATGACCTGCTGTGCTCCCTTCAAACCTGACCCATCCTGTGACTGTGATTACCCGGCAATAGGAAAGTAAAGACATGTCGAGAAATAAGACCACAGGAAGGTAGCAATCGAGTACGCCTCAATCATGTCAGGGTTTCCAGCGACTTTGCTGGCAGAAAGCACACACTCGTATTTGCATCCATAGAAGTACGAACAGCCGTGGTGTGCAGGCTTTGTGTGCTGGCGAGCGAGCCGGAGGGGCTCACCTGCGCTCCCAGCGCTGCCCTCACGCTCCGTGCGGGCACCTCCGCTCCCGGCGTCGCCCAGCGGCGCCTTCGACGCCTCAGGCGCCGGGGCCTCCCCTCTGCGGCCGCTGCCCGGGTCTCCAGCGGGCGCCTCCTGCATTCTAAACCCCCCGAGCCGGTACAGGATTCACACTCGGCCTTTTTCGGACAAAATGCCCACAGGCTTTAGTCGGCGGCAGGCGAGGCCCGGagcgcagcccgagccccggcCGCCGCCTCAGCCGTGGCCATGGCGACACCGCGCGCAGCCCCACAAGGCCCCGCGGCCGCTCCCGGCGGCCCCGCGCGGtgcgggcggcgcggcgggcggagggcccggcccggcctcgCGGGTGAGGCGCCGGCGGGTCAGGGCCGCGGCGGGGGTGGGATCTGTCCGGGGCAGCCCGGGACAGAGAGGGTGCCGGGCCGGGTGTTTCAGGGCCGGGGCGGCTCGCTGGGCCAGCGCGGAGAGGGCTCGCCCGGAGCTCGCTGTCCCGCCCTGGGCGAGGGGCGGGCGGGGTGTGGCGGTGCCGGGCGGCACATCGGGTCCTGCCGAGGAGGGGACGGATTTGTGCTTGTttcaaaaaaatgtatttattggTAGAAGCCGTGTGAGGCACAGCGAGCGCGGTGTGCCTGATGCGCTGCACGGTGCTGTGGTTCAAGGACAGTGGAAGATGCGGTGCTTTTGGCAGCGCTGGGGACTGATGTTCTGCCTCTGAGCCTGCTTTGTTTCTCATGTAGCTTTTTGTCCTTGAAGGAGCCCGTTGTTTCTTTGTATCTCAGCTCCCGTGCCGGTTATCCTTGCCTCTCATGTAGGTAGTTTTTAACCTTCCAGTATTGATTTTCACCTGTTCAGCTTCTGCTTGAATTGTTTCATTTACCGAATCGTTGATCACTGTTGTTGCAATATAACTGATTAAATAGCTCAACCCTAGGAAAAGGGCTAAACAGTACCTAAACCAGTGGGGATGATGGTAGGTGACACCCAAATTTTAGCAGACTGACTTGTGTTTTTTCTGCATCTAAACGGTGCTCAGACTGTAAAATGCTGAATCTCAAAAGTTATCCATACAGTGTGAAAATTTTACGTGGCTGAAGAGGCAACTGTAATTGCCtgtgtcttttttatttttttcaggcttATGATCACCATGGCTGCAGTGGATCGATTCTCCCTCTTGTACAGAGAAATCAGTCGCTCCTGCAGTTTCTATGTAGAAGCCCTGGCTATTGTTGGGGCTTGGTACACAGTAAGAAAGTGTGTGTCTCTGGCGTTGGACACTTACAGCGCGCTCAGGCTGCATGTTATTCCGAAGCTGAGTGGGGAGATTGATCTCGTCAAGAAGTACGGGAAATGGGCTGTGGTCACGGGTAAGAGATGAAGTGGTGTATTTGCTTGTGTTTATGCAACATACTGTGCCAGTACTGTGAAACTGCGTGGCTTGTGGTGCTGGGTGAGCTTTGTGTCTCAGGCTGGGGCCTTTATTATCTCTGGTTGCAGCTTAATCTGCCTGAGCAGTGGCTGTTGTTCATTGCCTTTATAAATTAATTCCTCAAGAGATGGGCAAGCTGAGTGAGTTGGCTGACTGCTGAGAAAGAATCATAGCAATTGTTACCCAAATTTGCAAGGTACATCTTGATTGCCTGCAAGTGTAGACAAAGATGTAGACAAGGTCCTTTTTTTGCTATGGGGTGTTCATATGTGCCCTAGTTCTTCAGCAACATTTGAGTCATGTACCTCTGACATCCCTGCCTTTCATTAAGGTTCTCCTTTGAGATCTCTCTTGTTGTCATAGAAAATACGAAACTTTTATGAGGGGAATTACAGAAGATGGTTGACAGTGTTGTCTTTACTGTTGTGTCTTTGAATTcaatatatttagaaataagaaatagaaacagaaaaaagaataaagctATAATTGAAAGAACTGTCGAAGTAGAAGGCTGATACTGCTCTGTTTTTCACTTGTGTGTTCTACTGATGTTTTTTCTTGCAGGTAGCACAGATGGTATTGGGAAGGCTTATGCTGAACAACTGGCGAAGCATGGTGTCAACATCATCTTAGTCAGCCGAAACAAAGAGAAGCTGGAGGCTGTATCCAGGAGCATATCTGAAACCTATAAAGTGGAAACAGATTTCATAGTAGCTGATTTCAGCAAGGGGCGTGAGCTTTACCCAGCCATTAAGGAGGCTctgaaagacagagaaattgGGATTTTGGTGAATAATGTAGGAATATTTTATGCCCACACAGACTATTTTACTAATCTGTCTGAGGATACGCTATGGGACTTGATCCATGTAAATATTGCTTCTGCTACCATGATGACACATATCGTGCTGCCAGGCATGGTAAAGAAGAAGAAGGGGGCAATTGTGAACCTTTCTTCAGCAATCTGTTGTCAGCCAACACCAATGTTGACAGTCTATGGAGCCTCTAAAGTAAGTTGGGGTGTACTGTTAAAAGACATGCATTGGAAAATACATTATAGGTTGGTTGTTATGAGGGGTTTTTTGAACTCATTCAGCAAAGATGTCAAAATACTTGAATGTTTTCTTGGGATTTGTTTAAATGTTGGAGGTGAGTGATACATGTATTATTATGCAGTAAACTCTTCATCCTCACCACTGCTGGGCTTTGAACCAAAGTCAGTGCTCTTGGATTTTGTGTGAAGTGTGGCATAACAGTCATGCTGGGAGAAATGTTGCTTTTCTCAGATGCTCAAAGGAGCGAGACAATTCTGTGGGTCCCATTGAAAGGGTCAAGAATTTAATCTCTCTCTTCTGCAGCTGAACTGTGCACATACCTCAAGCCTCTTGCATACCAGTATTTGGTAGCAAGAAGGGCTATACTCATGCTCAAGCCACCACTGTGACAGAGTGTGGCCTTATCAAGGCACTTCATGTAATCCCATGGAGTGTTGTGGCATATCTGGGGACAAGTGAGAAGAACTCCCCCATAATTGTCCTTCCTGAAGAGATCCAGCCAGTAATGAATAGAACTGGGCAGCTGGGTGATGCTGGGAGAATGAATGCTCACGGTGATGGTGGATTTACACTGGATGACATGTTGCTGAATCCACAAAAGCAGCTGGGATTGTGAAAGGATCTCACCTAGATGCAGTGTCTAAACACAAATAGTTATTGCTCCCAGCTGTTGGTGGCTGCCCTCTGTTGTAGCCTTGCTCCTGACATAgctcttt of the Cinclus cinclus chromosome 11, bCinCin1.1, whole genome shotgun sequence genome contains:
- the HSDL1 gene encoding inactive hydroxysteroid dehydrogenase-like protein 1 isoform X1 produces the protein MITMAAVDRFSLLYREISRSCSFYVEALAIVGAWYTVRKCVSLALDTYSALRLHVIPKLSGEIDLVKKYGKWAVVTGSTDGIGKAYAEQLAKHGVNIILVSRNKEKLEAVSRSISETYKVETDFIVADFSKGRELYPAIKEALKDREIGILVNNVGIFYAHTDYFTNLSEDTLWDLIHVNIASATMMTHIVLPGMVKKKKGAIVNLSSAICCQPTPMLTVYGASKSYLDYFSRSLHYEYASKGIFIQSLMPFVTSTNMVAFSSTMSKKSVLLPTAEEYASHAVSTLGLSIRTTGYWKHALQLTLGWLAISFANSSGKLTLPSEMEYRTRLPHPE
- the HSDL1 gene encoding inactive hydroxysteroid dehydrogenase-like protein 1 isoform X2 — translated: MITMAAVDRFSLLYREISRSCSFYVEALAIVGAWYTVRKCVSLALDTYSALRLHVIPKLSGEIDLVKKYGKWAVVTGSTDGIGKAYAEQLAKHGVNIILVSRNKEKLEAVSRSISETYKVETDFIVADFSKGRELYPAIKEALKDREIGILVNNVGIFYAHTDYFTNLSEDTLWDLIHVNIASATMMTHIVLPGMVKKKKGAIVNLSSAICCQPTPMLTVYGASKSYLDYFSRSLHYEYASKGIFIQSLMPFVTSTNMVAFSSTMSKKSVLLPTAEEYASHAVSTLGLSIRTTGYWKHALQLTLGECLPEWMWAWFALYLNRILRKEGLAAKAK